The following are encoded together in the Onychostoma macrolepis isolate SWU-2019 chromosome 03, ASM1243209v1, whole genome shotgun sequence genome:
- the LOC131535908 gene encoding uncharacterized protein LOC131535908, producing the protein MGFVHSAGQTFATSICPKSYNLDSSDQRMDDQKFDLYLDTHVGIPSKRQQVLPPAEEMEWTILDTLLDTTSVDSLYDDITDLGYVPTPMMTQTEVELGDPGEQVQEPEPQPEPQPDVESRRPPMREPCGAKCRRRCTDHISEERRREIWSQYWEMTYTERRSWMFYLVTLMPTKRLTTGPESRRGRSFIYRLQNQKGEPRQVCKMFFLSSLGYHPKNDSLVISMMGKSNSRPLVPSKDQRGKQAAVNKMDVKTLDDHIESFHPCVSHYRREHAPNRRYLPSDITIKMMHSDYLDKGNACSYEAYRKIIKDKKISFAKLGEEQCEDCLEHAEHANCHTGETESSDCPECLRWNKLKESALESRQSYQADAERDWPDMTSVRSVDLQKVIMLPRMPGVKSAVFTRRIVAYHESFASVGKKTNKKKHHLCIVARGNG; encoded by the exons ATGGGCTTTGTTCACTCGGCAGGGCAAACATTTGCAACATCCATATGTCCAAAGAGCTACAATTTAGACTCGTCTGACCAGAGGATGGATGACCAGAAGTTCGATCTCTATCTAG ATACACATGTAGGTATTCCATCAAAGAGGCAGCAAGTCCTGCCCCCCGCTGAAGAAATGGAGTGGACCATCCTGGACACTTTACTGGATACCACCAGCGTGGACAGCTTATATGATGACATTACAGACCTAGGTTATGTCCCAACCCCTATGATGACTCAGACTGAAGTGGAACTTGGAGACCCAGGGGAACAAGTTCAAGAGCCAGAGCCCCAGCCAGAGCCACAGCCTGATGTGGAATCACGTCGACCACCAATGAGAGAGCCATGTGGTGCCAAATGTCGAAGAAGGTGTACAGACCATATTTCAGAGGAAAGACGGAGGGAGATATGGAGTCAATACTGGGAGATGACCTACACAGAAAGACGATCATGGATGTTTTACTTAGTTACCCTAATGCCAACCAAAAGACTAACAACTGGCCCAGAAAGTCGCCGTGGCCGCTCATTCATCTACCGGCTGCAAAACCAAAAAGGAGAGCCAAGACAGGTCTGCAAAATGTTTTTCCTGTCATCATTGGGCTACCACCCTAAAAATGACAGTCTTGTCATTTCCATGATGGGGAAGTCGAACTCCAGGCCACTGGTTCCATCCAAGGACCAGAGAGGAAAGCAGGCTGCAGTCAACAAGATGGACGTGAAGACCCTTGATGACCACATTGAGTCCTTCCATCCTTGTGTGAGCCATTACAGACGGGAGCATGCCCCAAACCGACGGTACCTGCCAAGTGACATCACAATAAAGATGATGCATTCAGACTACCTGGATAAAGGAAACGCCTGCTCCTATGAAGCATACAGGAAGattataaaagacaaaaaaatcagctttgccaaaCTTGGGGAGGAGCAATGTGAGGACTGTTTGGAACATGCTGAACATGCGAACTGCCACACAGGGGAGACTGAAAGCTCAGATTGCCCAGAGTGCCTAAGGTGGAACAAACTTAAGGAGTCTGCCCTAGAGAGCCGCCAAAGCTACCAGGCAGATGCAGAGAGGGACTGGCCGGACATGACATCAGTTCGGAGCGTGGACCTCCAGAAGGTGATAATGCTGCCACGCATGCCAGGAGTCAAGTCAGCAGTATTTACTCGTCGCATCGTGGCATACCACGAATCATTTGCctcagtggggaaaaaaactaacaaaaaaaaacaccatctCTGTATTGTGGCACGAGGGAATGGCTAG